The Ahaetulla prasina isolate Xishuangbanna chromosome 4, ASM2864084v1, whole genome shotgun sequence genome has a window encoding:
- the LOC131197962 gene encoding vomeronasal type-2 receptor 26-like encodes MFPDESHQHSALLNLLLHFRWIWIGVLAVNDDNGEKFVQEVLPMFSQHGICFDFIQDFPYVPFYIDFNEAVGDGIQIYQVLMKSTANVIVLYGESRSITFLRMYLQLSEVEDIPKKTKIWVTTAQTDYTSISFYKSWDIHFLQGALSFAVHTKEIEDFPKFLESVSPINNQHDYFRKDFWEQAFNCFFTNPETEKSENKCTGQERLETLPTSVFETRMSGQSYNIYNAAHAVAHALQSLYLSKSKQRTLVKERRQQFPNQVLWQLNSFLRSVSFNNSVGEKITFDKNGEFIGGFDIINWITFPNQSFIRIKVGRIDPTAPPDKFFNISGDSITWPVGFPQAPPWSLCNDPCKAGYSKVKQEGESFCCYDCLPCPEGKISEEKDMDDCSQCPDDHYPNPGRNICLPKHISFLSYEEPVGISLTTLSLCFCLKTILVLIIFIKYKDTPIVKANNRNLTYTLLVSLLLSFLCVFLFIGRPNKILCLLRQPAFGFIFSVAVSCVLSKTFVVVLAFMATKPGSKMRKWVGGRMVTFILFSCSLVQTTICIVWLTFFPPYPDFDVHSMSEEVILVCNEESIMFYCVLGFMGFLALVSFSAAFLARKLPDSFNEAKFITFSMLVFCSVWLCFVPTYLSTRGKYMLAVEIFSMISSSAGLLVCIFFPKCFIIVIRPELNNKHQLMKRKL; translated from the exons atgtTTCCAGATGAATCCCACCAGCACAGTGCTCTTCTCAACCTATTGTTGCATTTCAGGTGGATCTGGATTGGGGTTCTTGCGGTGAATGATGACAATGGAGAGAAATTTGTCCAGGAGGTGCTTCCCATGTTTTCCCAGCATGGCATCTGCTTTGATTTCATACAAGACTTCCCTTATGtacctttttacattgattttaaTGAAGCAGTAGGTGACGGGATCCAAATATATCAGGTTCTCATGAAAAGCACAGCCAATGTCATAGTTTTATATGGTGAAAGTAGGTCCATAACTTTTCTGAGAATGTACTTGCAATTGTCAGAAGTGGAGGATATACCTAAAAAGACAAAAATCTGGGTTACAACAGCTCAGACAGATTACACTTCGATTTCTTTTTATAAATCGTGGGATATCCATTTCCTGCAAGGTGCTTTATCCTTTGCGGTTCACACAAAGGAGATTGAAGACTTTCCGAAGTTTCTCGAAAGCGTAAGTCCAATCAACAACCAGCATGATTATTTTAGGAAAGATTTCTGGGAACAGGCATTCAACTGTTTCTTCACCAATCCTGAAACAGAGAAGTCTGAGAACAAATGTACTGGACAGGAGAGGCTTGAGACCCTTCCTACATCTGTGTTTGAAACACGCATGAGTGGCCAGAGCTATAATATTTACAATGCAGCCCATGCTGTGGCACATGCTTTGCAATCTCTGTATTTATCCAAATCCAAGCAAAGAACATTAGTGAAAGAAAGAAGGCAGCAGTTTCCAAATCAAGTATTATGGCAG CTTAATTCCTTTCTAAGAAGTGTCTCATTCAACAACAGTGTTGGTGAAAAGATCACTTTTGACAAAAATGGAGAATTCATTGGCGGATTTGATATTATCAACTGGATCACATTCCCAAACCAGTCTTTTATTAGGATCAAAGTTGGACGAATAGATCCCACAGCTCCACCTGACAAATTCTTCAATATCTCTGGGGATTCCATTACTTGGCCAGTAGGATTTCCTCAG GCACCACCTTGGTCTTTATGTAATGATCCTTGTAAGGCAGGATACAGCAAGGTCAAGCAAGAAGGGGAGTcattttgctgctatgattgtCTTCCATGTCCAGAAGGGAAAATATCAGAGGAGAAGG aCATGGATGACTGTTCTCAGTGCCCAGACGATCATTATCCAAACCCTGGCAGAAATATATGCCTCCCAAAGCACATTAGCTTTTTATCCTATGAAGAACCCGTGGGGATCAGTCTTACTAccctttctctttgtttttgtttaaagacaattttggtgcttATAATTTTCATTAAATACAAAGATACTCCCATTGTCAAGGCCAACAACCGGAATCTCACCTACACTCTCCttgtttctctcctcctctctttcctttgtgTATTTCTGTTTATTGGGAGACCCAACAAAATTTTGTGTCTTCTGCGTCAACCAGCTTTTGGGTTCATCTTCTCTGTGGCagtttcttgcgtattgtccaaAACCTTTGTAGTGGTTCTAGCATTTATGGCCACCAAACCTGGCTCCAaaatgaggaaatgggtgggTGGAAGAATGgtcacttttattcttttttcctgcTCCCTTGTTCAAACCACTATTTGCATAGTATGGTTGACATTTTTTCCACCATACCCAGATTTTGATGTACACTCCATGTCTGAAGAAGTCATCCTGGTGTGCAATGAGGAATCGATCATGTTCTACTGTGTTTTGGGCTTTATGGGTTTTCTTGCTCTGGTTAGCTTCTCTGCTGCTTTTTTAGCTAGGAAGTTACCTGACAGTTTCAATGAAGCCaaattcatcaccttcagcatgttggtcttctgcagtgtttggCTTTGCTTTGTTCCAACTTATCTAAGCACAAGGGGGAAATATATgctggctgtggagatcttctccatgatCTCCTCCAGTGCTGGTTTATTAGTGTGTATCTTTTTCCCCAAGTGTTTTATCATTGTGATTAGACCTGAACTGAACAATAAGCATcagttaatgaaaagaaaattataa